One genomic segment of Naumovozyma castellii chromosome 9, complete genome includes these proteins:
- the SET2 gene encoding histone methyltransferase SET2 (ancestral locus Anc_1.170) — translation MTSQQVHVNDSIPKLFTNEEDKTDEVLATFTELKKCTYSSKKLGNSKNNDFIECDCYEDSTNGVNHACDENSDCINRLTLIECVNDLCYSCGNDCQNQRFQKSQYADISIFKTKMKGYGVRANADIETNEFIYEYTGEVIDEEIFRDRMIEYDEKKFKHFYFMMLQNCEFIDATLKGSLARFCNHSCNPNAYVNKWEVAGKLRMGIFASRKIIKGEEITFDYNVDRYGATAQKCYCEEPNCIGFLGGKTQTDAASLLPQSYADALGIKVSMEKEWIKKMKEIGVKIKKHANDANNNVNIDFVESIDIQPCQTPDDVRKVMSVLLQVDNEYIALKLFHRLYSIEDEILLHQVIKLHGYICFAKLLKTFADEINTEEEILELLERLPKTTKNGITSSQIDTQVSELSEEIPSLKEQCDMLLNKWDKYETYRRITKKDISESSTNRMIDLRRIRLPLGWEIIYENGRPIYFNAQRQIKLNEPPTEEHNVMNEKTNNNNNDDDDIKRHGGSVQSHDLLRNKRRREHLDNFVKKQKNGSKSDPWQRSGSKSNDLIDDPWRPRRGGSSNRSLDSSFQEEKKFSTPPQSSLEETVSKNNDELLRIIEEANKQKEQEREEELQREREKEEKRLQRKSKSQVNVSEHKWNKFFASFVPNLVRKNVVGVKLSHDHIKECSRDIVKILTSKELKKDDAKSPPEDLTREKKKKTNSFVKVYMEKFIEKYKSKKHSHKH, via the coding sequence ATGACTTCACAACAAGTTCATGTAAATGATTCCATACCGAAATTATTCACTAATGAGGAAGATAAGACCGACGAAGTATTAGCTACGTTTacagaattgaaaaaatgtACATATTCTAGCAAGAAATTGGGGAATTCTAAGaataatgattttattGAATGTGATTGTTATGAGGATTCCACTAATGGCGTCAATCATGCATGTGACGAAAACTCTGATTGCATTAATAGGTTGACTTTGATTGAATGTGTGAATGATTTGTGTTATTCTTGTGGTAACGATTGTCAAAATCAAAGGTTCCAAAAAAGTCAGTATGCAGAcatttccatttttaaAACGAAGATGAAGGGCTACGGTGTGAGAGCCAATGCTGACATTGAAACTAATGAATTTATCTATGAATATACGGGTGAAgtcattgatgaagaaatatttagagATAGAATGAttgaatatgatgaaaaaaagttcaaacatttttatttcatgATGTTACAGAATTGTGAATTTATTGACGCAACTTTGAAAGGGTCTTTGGCAAGATTCTGTAATCATTCTTGTAACCCAAATGCATATGTGAATAAATGGGAAGTTGCTGGTAAATTAAGGATGGGGATTTTTGCTAGTAGGAAAATCATAAAGGGTGAAGAAATTACCTTTGATTATAATGTGGATAGATACGGTGCCACAGCCCAAAAATGTTATTGTGAAGAACCTAACTGTATAGGATTTCTTGGTGGCAAGACTCAAACAGATGCTGCTTCATTACTACCACAAAGCTATGCAGATGCATTGGGTATTAAAGTTTCTATGGAGAAAGAATGGATtaagaagatgaaagaaattggtgtgaagataaagaaacaCGCTAATGATGCTAACAACAATGTAAACATTGATTTTGTCGAATCCATTGATATTCAACCATGTCAAACTCCAGATGATGTAAGAAAAGTTATGAGTGTCCTATTACAAGTAGATAATGAATACATTGCATtaaaattgtttcatcGTTTATActccattgaagatgaaattctTTTACATCAGGTAATTAAATTACATGGGTACATTTGTTTTGCCAAATTACTAAAGACATTTGCCGATGAGATAAACACAGAGgaagaaatattggaattattagaaagGTTGCcgaaaacaacaaaaaatgGTATTACGTCCTCCCAAATTGATACGCAAGTATCCGAATTATCTGAAGAAATACCGTCCTTAAAGGAGCAATGTGACATGTTGTTAAATAAATGGGATAAGTATGAAACGTATCGTagaattacaaagaaaGATATCAGCGAGTCATCAACCAACAGAATGATTGATTTAAGAAGGATAAGATTACCATTAGGCTGGGAAATTATATATGAAAATGGACGTCCAATATACTTCAATGCTCAAAGGCAAATAAAGTTAAACGAACCACCAACAGAAGAACATAATGTTATGAATGAGaaaaccaataataataataacgatgatgatgatattaagaGACATGGGGGTAGCGTACAATCTCATGACTTGTTAAGAAATAAAAGGCGGAGGGAGCATCTTGACAATTTTGTCAAAAAACAGAAGAACGGCAGTAAATCTGACCCTTGGCAAAGATCAGGATCGAAATCCAATGATCTTATCGATGATCCTTGGCGTCCAAGAAGAGGTGGGTCTTCGAATAGATCTTTGGATTCAAGttttcaagaagaaaaaaaattttctacTCCACCACAATCCTCATTAGAAGAAACTGTTAGTAAGaacaatgatgaattattacGAATCATTGAAGAGGCAAATAAACAGAAGGAACAAGagagagaagaagaacttcAAAGAGAAAGGGAAAAAGAGGAGAAACGGTTACAAAGGAAATCTAAATCTCAAGTTAATGTCTCTGAACATAAATGGAACAAGTTTTTCGCTAGTTTTGTCCCCAATTTGGTTCGTAAAAATGTAGTTGGTGTTAAATTGAGTCATGATCACATAAAGGAATGTTCTAGGGATATTGTTAAGATATTGACCAGTAAAGAGCTAAAGAAAGATGATGCCAAAAGTCCACCAGAAGACCTCACGAgggagaagaagaagaaaacaaacaGTTTTGTGAAAGTATACATGGAGAAATTCATcgaaaaatataaaagCAAGAAGCATTCGCATAAGCATTAA
- the ASG7 gene encoding Asg7p (ancestral locus Anc_1.169): MSISTLSDQSTLTQNDDELSDDTSNNKYLMAPFDEEHSQFLCECVSCCKSREYKRWFVRNFWVGIIFPPLWVLNVGSYIYFQFWLSHDVVHRKLEEEEFPSAFERKQWIQRHQLEVPGATVDEMNQLANEETIPEVSVQKEASEDDDYSLKIHRYQFLKNVVEEIVDSHDNVRSFYRTWLLRDVGGIVMYTVILVVVLVLCVHNSSAK; the protein is encoded by the coding sequence ATGTCAATAAGTACCCTCAGTGACCAATCCACTTTAACCCAAAATGACGATGAGCTAAGTGATGATACAAGTAATAACAAATACTTAATGGCTCCCTTTGACGAGGAACATAGTCAATTTTTGTGCGAGTGTGTCTCCTGCTGTAAAAGTAGAGAGTACAAGAGGTGGTTTGTTCGAAATTTCTGGGTCGGTATAATATTTCCACCACTCTGGGTTTTGAATGTGGGTagttatatatattttcagTTTTGGCTTTCACATGACGTTGTTCATAGGAAGTTagaggaggaagaattCCCAAGTGCGtttgaaagaaaacaatGGATCCAACGACACCAATTGGAGGTACCTGGGGCTACCGTTGATGAAATGAATCAGCTTGCCAACGAAGAAACGATACCTGAAGTTAGTGTTCAAAAAGAGGCAAGTGAGGATGATGATTATAGTTTGAAGATTCACAGatatcaatttttgaagaatgttgttgaagaaatagTTGATTCTCATGACAACGTGAGAAGTTTTTATCGAACTTGGTTATTGAGGGACGTTGGGGGTATTGTCATGTATACAGTGATACTTGTAGTGGTACTTGTCCTTTGTGTACATAATAGTTCTGCTAAATag